One window from the genome of Aphelocoma coerulescens isolate FSJ_1873_10779 chromosome 19, UR_Acoe_1.0, whole genome shotgun sequence encodes:
- the INTS2 gene encoding integrator complex subunit 2 translates to MSECSALQFVSPYAFEAMQKVDVVRLAALSDPELRLLLPCLVRMALCAPADQSQSWAQDKKLILRLLSGVEAVNSIVALLSVDFHALEQDASKEQQLRHKLGGGSGESILVSQLQHGLTLEFEHSDSPRRLRLVLSELLAIMNKVSESNGEFFLKSSELFESPVYLEEAADVLCILQAELPSLLPIVDVAEALLHVKNGAWFLCLLVANVPDSFNEVCRGLIKNGERQDEESVGGRRRTEALRHLCKMNPSQALRVRGMVVEECHLPGLGVALTLDHTKNESSDDGVSDLVCFVSGLLLGTNAKVRTWFGTFIRNGQQRKRDNISSVLWQMRRQLLLELMGILPTVRSTHIVEEADADTEPNVSVYSGLKEEHVVKASALLRLYCALMGIAGLKPTDEEAEQLLQLMTSRPPATPAGVRFVSLSFCMLLAFSTLVSTPEQEQLMVMWLSWMIKEEAYFESISGVSASFGEMLLLVAMYFHSNQLSAIIDLVCSTLGMKIVIKPSSLSRMKTIFTQEIFTEQVVTAHAVRVPVTGNLSANITGFLPIHCIYQLLKSRSFTKHKVSIKDWIYRQLCETTTPLHPQLLPLIDVYINSILTPASKSNPEATNQPVTEQEILNVFQGLSGGENTRPTQRFSITTQLLVLYYVLSYEEALLANTKILAAMQRKPKSYSSALMDQIPIKYLIRQAQGLQQELGGLHSALLRLLATNYPHLCIVDDWICEEQITGTDALLRRMLLTNMAKNHSPKQLQEAFSMLPGNHTQLMQILEHLTLLSAGELIPYAEVLTSNMNLLLEAGVPRGILQAVNKLWMVLNTVMPRRLWVMTVNALQPSAKIVRQQKYTQNDLMIDPLIVLRCDQRVHRSPPLMDIILHMLNGYLLASKAYLNAHLKETAEQDIRPSQNNAMGPEAPEVTREELKNALLAAQDSAAVQILLEICLPTEEEKGQSSTAHDLLRDVQSSPSPQAAEAEEEESLLCNLREVQCLICCLLHQMYIADPNIVKLVHFQGYPCELLALTVAGIPSMHICLDFIPELIAQPELEKQIFAIQLLSYLCIQYALPKSLSVARLAINVMGTLLTVLTQSKRYTFFMPTLPCLVSFCQAFPPLYEDIMSLLIQIGQVCASDVATQTRDFDPIITRLQQLKEKPHDFSGLCKDSSSKSCSRDTASLDPDVRLCQCVENTIIEIINMSVSGV, encoded by the exons ATGTCCGAGTGCTCGGCGCTGCAGTTCGTCAGCCCCTACGCCTTCGAGGCGATGCAGAAGGTGGACGTGGTGCGCCTGGCCGCGCTGAGCGACCCCGagctgcggctgctgctgccttgcctCGTGCGCATGGCGCTGTGCGCGCCCGCCGAccagagccagagctgggcgCAGGATAAGAAGCTGATCCTGCGGCTTCTCTCGGGGGTCGAGGCGGTCAACTCCATCGTGGCGCTACTGTCCGTGGACTTCCACGCGCTGGAGCAGGACGCCagcaaggagcagcagctccg GCACAAGCTGGGAGGTGGCAGTGGAGAAAGCATCTTGGTGTCACAGCTGCAGCACGGGCTGACGCTGGAATTTGAGCACAGTGACTCTCCTCGGCGGCTCCGGCTGGTGCTGAGCGAGTTATTGGCCATTATGAACAAG GTGTCAGAATCAAACGGCGAGTTTTTCCTCAAGTCTTCTGAGCTCTTTGAGAGTCCTGTTTAcctggaggaggcagcagatgttctctgcattttacaAGCAG AGCTGCCCTCACTGTTGCCAATAGTGGATGTGGCCGAAGCTCTGTTGCATGTTAAGAACGGAGCTTGGTTCCTTTGCCTTCTGGTGGCCAATGTCCCTGACAGCTTCAACGAGG TCTGCAGAGGTTTGATTAAGAATGGCGAGCGGCAGGATGAGGAAAGCGTTGGAGGCCGGCGCAGAACAGAAGCTCTTCGGCACCTGTGCAAGATGAACCCTTCCCAAGCCCTGAGGGTCCGGGGCATGGTG GTGGAAGAGTGTCACCTCCCAGGTCTTGGTGTGGCTTTGACCTTGGATCACACCAAGAACGAATCCTCAGATGATGGAGTGAGTGACCTGGTGTGTTTTGTGAGTGGTTTACTGCTTGGAACAAATGCAAAGGTCCGAACGTGGTTTGGAACTTTTATCCGAAACGGCCAACAG AGGAAAAGAGATAACatcagctctgtgctgtggcagatgaggaggcagctgctgctggagctcatGGGCATCCTGCCCACAGTGCGCAGCACCCACATTGTGGAGGAGGCCGATGCTGACACGGAGCCCAACGTGTCTGTGTACTCAGGGCTGAAGGAGGAGCACGTGGTGAAGGCCAGCGCCTTGCTGCGGCTCTACTGTGCTCTCATGGGCATTGCTGGCCTCAA GCCCACTGATGAGGaagctgagcagctcctgcagctgatGACGAGCCGCCCTCCCGCAACCCCGGCCGGTGTCCGCTTTGTGTCCCTGTCCTTCTGCATGCTCCTGGCCTTCTCCACTCTGGTCAG CACCCCGGAACAGGAGCAACTCATGGTGATGTGGCTCAGTTGGATGATAAAGGAAGAAGCCTACTTTGAAAG CATTTCTGGTGTGTCTGCTTCCTTTGGAGAGATGCTCCTCTTGGTAGCCATGTACTTCCACAGCAACCAGCTCAGTGCCATCATCGATTTGGTTTGTTCCACCTTGGGAATGAAG ATTGTTATTAAGCCCAGCTCACTCAGCAGAATGAAGACAATCTTCACACAGGAGATTTTCACTGAACAG GTGGTTACAGCCCATGCTGTCCGTGTGCCTGTTACAGGCAACCTCAGTGCCAACATCACTGGCTTTTTACCTATTCACTGCATTTACCAGCTTTTAAAGAGTCGTTCCTTCACCAAGCACAAAGTATCCATTAAG GACTGGATCTATCGGCAGCTCTGTGAAACCACCACCCCGCTCCACCCTCAGCTGCTTCCCCTTATTGATGTCTACATTAACTCCATCCTTACTCCTGCATCTAAATCCAACCCAGAGGCCACCAATCAGCCTGTCACAGAACAGGAGATCCTTAATGTTTTCCAAGGACTCTCTGGG GGAGAAAATACTCGTCCCACCCAGCGCTTCAGCATCACCACACAACTGCTCGTCCTCTACTATGTTCTGTCCTATGAAGAGGCACTGCTGGCCAACACAAAGATTCTAG CTGCAATGCAGAGAAAACCCAAGTCCTACTCTTCAGCATTGATGGATCAGATTCCAATCAAGTACCTCATCCGGCAGGCACAGGGGctacagcaggagctgggag ggTTGCACTCTGCCCTGCTGAGGCTCCTGGCCACCAACTACCCACACCTGTGCATCGTGGACGACTGGATCTGCGAGGAGCAGATCACCGGCACTGACGCCCTGCTCAGGAGGATGCTCCTCACCAACATGGCCAAGAACCACTCTCCCAAACAGCTCCAAGAAG CCTTTTCCATGCTTCCTGGAAATCACACCCAGCTGATGCAGATCCTGGAACATTTGACCCTTCTCTCAGCTGGAGAATTGATCCCCTATGCAGAAGTGTTGACCTCAAACATGAATCTCTTGCTGGAAGCTGGAGTCCCACGGGGGATTCTGCAGGCTGTCAATAAACTCTGGATGGTTCTGAACACTGTCATGCCCAGAAG GTTGTGGGTGATGACTGTTAATGCCCTGCAGCCTTCAGCAAAAATAGTCCGACAGCAGAAATACACCCAGAATGATCTGATGATTGATCCCCTGATTGTACTGAGGTGTGATCAGAGAGTTCACAG GAGTCCTCCTCTGATGGATATCATTTTGCACATGTTGAATGGGTATCTTCTTGCTTCAAAAGCTTACCTTAATGCTCACCTGAAAGaaacagcagagcaggacatTAGGCCATCCCAAAACAATGCAATGGGTCCAGAGGCCCCAGAAGTTACAAGAGAAGAACTAAAAAATGCTTTGCTTGCTGCTCAG GACAGCGCTGCTGTGCAGATCCTTCTGGAGATCTGCCTGCCTACAGAAGAAGAGAAGGgccagagcagcactgctcaTGATTTACTGAGGGAtgtgcagagctccccgagcccGCAGGCtgctgaggcagaggaggaggagagtttgCTGTGCAACCTGCGGGAGGTGCAGTGCCTCATCTGCTGCCTGCTGCACCAGATGTACATTGCTGACCCCAACATCGTCAAACTCGTGCACTTCCAG GGTTATCCATGTGAGCTTCTGGCACTGACAGTGGCTGGGATCCCATCCATGCACATCTGTCTGGATTTCATTCCTGAGCTCATTGCCCAGCCTGAACTTGAAAAACAG ATCTTTGCCATCCAGTTGCTTTCCTATCTGTGTATCCAGTATGCCCTGCCCAAATCCCTCAGCGTGGCTCGTTTGGCCATCAACGTGATGGGGACCCTGCTCACAG TTCTGACCCAGTCCAAGCGTTACACGTTTTTCATGCCCACCTTGCCTTGCCTGGTGTCCTTCTGCCAAGCCTTTCCTCCCCTCTATGAGGACATCATGTCCCTGCTGATCCAAATAGGACAAGTTTGTGCCTCTGATGTTGCTACACAGACACGGGACTTCGACCCCATCATCACCC gtctgcagcagctgaaggagaagcCACATGATTTCTCAGGACTCTGTAAAGATTCCTCCAGCAAAAGCTGTTCCAGGGACACTGCAAGCCTGGACCCCGATGTTCGGCTGTGCCAGTGTGTGGAAAACACCATCATTGAAATAATTAACATGAGTGTCAGTGGAGTTTAG